The nucleotide window CGCCCGGAGTGCATTCTGGCCGAGCGAGACGGTACCCTCTGGGTCGCCGATGCCCGCGGCGGCGTCATGCGCATCAACCCCGATGGCAGCCAGCAGCTCATCTTGCCCGTGGTCGAGCGCGACTCAGCCGCCGAGCCGGCCCAGACCCAGGAAGGCGGTGCCGGCGCCAGCTTCGAAGAGCGCTATGTCCAGGCCCAGGGATCGCTGCCCAACGGCCTGGCCTTCGCCGAGAACGGTGATATCATCATCGCTAACTGGGGAACCGACGCCGTCGAGATCATGACGCGCGACGGGCGCCTGCGCACCCTCTACCGCGAGATCGACGGCCAGCCGTTGGGTAAGGCCAACTTCGTCCTACGCGACAGCAAAAACCGCATCTGGCTCAGCGTCAACACCCGCGAGCATCCGTGGACCAACCAGCTCAACACCCGCACCGCCGATGGCTACATCGCCCTCATCGACGAGCGCGGCATCCGCATTGTCGCCGAGGGCTTCTGCGGGACCAATGAAATCCGCCTTGACGCGCGCGAGGAGTGGCTCTACGTTGTCGAAAGCACGGCCTGGCGCATCAGTCGCCTGCGCCTCCAACCCGACGGCTCCCTGACCGATCGCGAGATTTACGGCCCCTCGCGCCTGCCCGGCTTCCCGGACGGTTTCGCCTTCGATGCCTACGGCAATCTCTGGGTGACGCTGATCTTTACCGACCAACTCATCGCCATCACCCCAGAGGGCGAGGTCCTGACCCTGCTCGACGATAGCCATCCCGAGACGCAGGCGCGCCTCTTCGCCCACTACGAGAGCCACACGCTGACCCCCGAGATCCTGGCGGCTACCCACGGCACTATCGCCCCCTGGCTGGCCAGCCTGACCTTCGGCGGGCCGGACCTGCGCACCGTCTATCTTGGCAGCCTGCGCGGAACCACCATCCCCTATTTCCGCAGCCCGGTTCCCGGCCTGCCAATGATCCACTGGCACGAAGCCAGGCCACCGGCATAGCGCACAGGGGAGCCTGAGAAGGCCGCCGGAAGCCAGGCCAGAGGCCGAGGCCGACCTTGCCCAAACCTGACCTATCCCGGCAGCCGGCCTGGCTTCCTGCCAGGCCACACTCCCAGGACAAAGAAGCGCACGAGCACAAAAGCTGAACCATCAGCCACCTACCACGACCACCACGATCACCACTATCATCGTCTTGATCACAAAGAAGAGAGGCCAAACGCTTATGTCCAGGCAGCAAAAACCATCTTCCCTCGCCGCCCTGACAGCAGCCGGCGCACGCTGGTTCCAGGTGGCCTACGCCGTCAACGATCTCGCCGAGGCCCAGCGCTTCTTTCAAGAGACGCTCGGCGTACCCCGCTTCTTCGTCATCGAAGATATCCAGTTCCGGGCCTACACCTATCGCGGACAGCCGGCCTTCTGCCGCCAGCATGTGGCCTTTGGCTATGCCGGTCCTCTGCAGATTGAGCTGATGCAACCGCTAGAAGGAGAGAACAGCCTGACCGCTTTCCTGCGCCAGCGCGGCCCAGGCGTGCATCATCTGGGACTGGAGGTCGATGATCTTGAGCAGGTGCTGGGGAACCTTCAAGGAGCATCGAGGCCAGAGGGAACAGAGAATGTGGCCATTATTGAGAGCGGGATCGCTGGCCAGGGCACCCGCTTCGCCTTCCTCGACACACTGGCCAGCAGCGGGACCTATCTTGAGCTGGTCGCCCTCGACGAGGAGAATCGCGCCCTCTTCGAAC belongs to Thermogemmatispora onikobensis and includes:
- a CDS encoding SMP-30/gluconolactonase/LRE family protein, whose product is MVSSANPLKDWQVDRRNIRSIGHDLQRPECILAERDGTLWVADARGGVMRINPDGSQQLILPVVERDSAAEPAQTQEGGAGASFEERYVQAQGSLPNGLAFAENGDIIIANWGTDAVEIMTRDGRLRTLYREIDGQPLGKANFVLRDSKNRIWLSVNTREHPWTNQLNTRTADGYIALIDERGIRIVAEGFCGTNEIRLDAREEWLYVVESTAWRISRLRLQPDGSLTDREIYGPSRLPGFPDGFAFDAYGNLWVTLIFTDQLIAITPEGEVLTLLDDSHPETQARLFAHYESHTLTPEILAATHGTIAPWLASLTFGGPDLRTVYLGSLRGTTIPYFRSPVPGLPMIHWHEARPPA
- a CDS encoding VOC family protein, whose translation is MSRQQKPSSLAALTAAGARWFQVAYAVNDLAEAQRFFQETLGVPRFFVIEDIQFRAYTYRGQPAFCRQHVAFGYAGPLQIELMQPLEGENSLTAFLRQRGPGVHHLGLEVDDLEQVLGNLQGASRPEGTENVAIIESGIAGQGTRFAFLDTLASSGTYLELVALDEENRALFERIRRGDF